The Mangifera indica cultivar Alphonso chromosome 8, CATAS_Mindica_2.1, whole genome shotgun sequence genome has a window encoding:
- the LOC123223233 gene encoding probable pre-mRNA-splicing factor ATP-dependent RNA helicase DEAH2 isoform X2 has translation MGTERKRKVSLFDVVDETSVSSKSVKSNGTGATMNNNNCSINRWNGKPYSPRYYEILEKRATLPVWHQKEEFLQVLKANQVLILVGETGSGKTTQIPQFVLEAVDIETPDRRRKMMVACTQPRRVAAMSVSRRVAEEMDVAIGEEVGYSIRFEDCSSARTVLKYLTDGMLLREAMTDPLLERYKVIILDEAHERTLATDVLFGLLKEVLKNRPDLKLVVMSATLEAEKFQGYFNGAPLMKVPGRLHPVEIFYTQEPERDYLEAAIRTVVQIHMCEPPGDMLVFLTGEEEIEDACRKLSKEIANLGDQVGPVKAVPLYSTLPPAMQQKIFEPAPPPLKEGGHPGRKIVVSTNIAETSLTIDGIVYVIDPGFAKQKVYNPRVRVESLLVSPISKASAHQRSGRAGRTQPGKCFRLYTEKSFNNDLQPQTYPEILRSNLANTVLTLKKLGIDDLVHFDFMDPPAPETLMRALEVLNYLGALDDDGNLTELGEKMSEFPLDPQMSRMLVESPKYNCSNEILSISAMLSVFSHEANGVVSPMCIC, from the exons ATGGGAACGGAGAGGAAGAGGAAGGTGAGTTTGTTTGATGTGGTAGACGAGACGTCGGTCTCATCGAAGTCAGTTAAATCAAACGGCACTGGAGCGACGATGAACAATAACAATTGTTCGATTAATCGATGGAATGGGAAGCCTTATTCGCCGAGGTATTACGAGATACTGGAAAAGCGTGCAACTTTGCCCGTCTGGCATCAGAAGGAGGAATTTTTGCAGGTCTTGAAAGCCAACCAAGTTCTCATATTGGTCGGTGAGACTGGTAGTGGGAAAACTACTCAG ATTCCTCAGTTTGTATTGGAAGCTGTTGATATAGAAACCCCTGATAGGCGTAGGAAGATGATGGTTGCATGCACCCAGCCTCGAAGAGTGGCTGCAATGTCTGTTTCTCGACGTGTTGCAGAAGAAATGGATGTAGCTATCGGAGAAGAGGTTGGTTATAGCATCCGTTTTGAAGATTGCAGTAGTGCAAGAACAGTTTTGAA GTATCTTACAGATGGTATGCTTTTGAGAGAGGCAATGACTGATCCACTTTTAGAACGATACAAAGTAATTATCCTTGATGAGGCTCATGAAAGGACTTTGGCCACAGATGTGCTATTTGGTCTTTTAAAAGAAGTGTTGAAAAATAGGCCTGATCTGAAACTAGTTGTCATGAGTGCAACTCTTGAGGCTGAAAAGTTCCAGGGTTATTTTAATGGTGCACCACTCATGAAGGTTCCAGGTAGGCTTCATCCAGTGGAAATTTTCTATACTCAGGAACCTGAAAGGGACTATTTGGAGGCAGCTATTCGAACAGTTGTGCAGATACACATGTGTGAACCTCCAGGGGACATGCTTGTTTTTCTAACTGGAGAGGAGGAAATTGAAGATGCTTGCCGCAAATTATCTAAGGAGATTGCTAATTTGGGTGACCAAGTGGGCCCTGTTAAAGCAGTGCCTCTGTATTCTACTCTTCCTCCAGCTATGCAGCAGAAAATATTTGAACCTGCTCCACCTCCACTTAAAGAGGGAGGGCATCCTGGAAGAAAGATCGTAGTCTCTACAAACATCGCAGAAACTTCTTTGACCATTGATGGAATAGTTTATGTTATTGATCCAGGGTTTGCTAAACAAAAGGTTTATAATCCACGAGTCCGTGTGGAGTCTTTATTGGTATCTCCAATATCAAAAGCAAGTGCACATCAGAGATCTGGCCGTGCGGGAAGAACTCAACCGGGTAAATGTTTTCGTCTCTACACAGAGAAAAGTTTTAATAATGATCTTCAGCCGCAGACTTATCCGGAAATATTGCGATCAAACCTAGCAAATACAGTGCTTACATTGAAGAAACTAGGCATAGATGACCTGGTACATTTTGATTTTATGGATCCCCCTGCTCCTGAGACACTGATGCGAGCATTAGAAGTGTTAAATTACTTGGGAGCACTTGATGATGATGGAAATTTGACAGAGCTTGGGGAAAAGATGAGTGAGTTTCCATTAGATCCTCAGATGTCAAGGATGCTTGTTGAGAGTCCTAAATACAATTGCTCTAATGAAATTCTATCAATTTCTGCCATGCTTTCAG
- the LOC123223063 gene encoding probable glycerol-3-phosphate acyltransferase 3 encodes MSLKLPFLETLFLFLYRILFKQFRHSNVLHRTVSNNYSKFQRFNSLAHRSDLSNQTLIFNVEGALLKSSSLFPYFMLVAFEAGGLFRAFVLLISYPFIRLAGEERGLKIMVMICFFGIKKDKFRVGKAVLPKFFLENVGFEIFEVVKRGGKKVGVSNIPRVMIESFLRDYLEIDVVVGRELKVFCGYFVGLMEERKKDKLVLREILGQENNGDVIGIIRFNKSLDEHKLFLLCKEIYMVKRTDKRCWQQLPRDKYHKPLIFHDGRLAFRPTVLATVAMFMWVPFGFLLAIFRAFIALTLPFNISIPTLSFSGLSLSVNQPNRSHALPNASSKHLLYVCNHRTLLDPLYLSFTLKKNFTAVTYSLSRMSEILAPIRTVRLTRNRDQDAKMMQSLLKQGDLVVCPEGTTCREPYLLRFSPLFSEMSDTIVPVACNSHITMFYGTTAGGLKCLDPLFFLLNPSPSYTVQLLNCVSGLPQCVNGEKSRFDVANHVQSELANALGFEPTKLTRRDKYQILAGNDGIACTSKKP; translated from the exons ATGTCTTTGAAGCTTCCTTTTCTCGAAACCCTCTTCTTATTTTTATACCGAATTCTCTTCAAACAATTTAGGCACTCCAATGTTCTCCACAGAACTGTGAGTAATAACTATAGCAAATTTCAAAGGTTCAATTCTCTTGCTCACAGATCAGAcctttcaaaccaaactttgaTCTTTAATGTTGAAGGAGCTTTGTTGAAATCCTCATCATTGTTTCCTTATTTTATGCTCGTGGCCTTTGAAGCTGGAGGTCTTTTCAGGGCTTTTGTTCTCCTCATTTCATATCCATTTATTCGTTTAGCTGGTGAAGAGAGGGGCTTGAAGATAATGGTCATGATCTGTTTCTTTGGGATTAAAAAGGACAAGTTTAGAGTTGGAAAAGCTGTTCTGCCAAAGTTCTTCTTGGAGAATGTAGGGTTTGAAATCTTTGAGGTGGTGAAAAGAGGAGGCAAAAAGGTGGGCGTGAGTAATATACCTAGAGTAATGATTGAAAGTTTCTTGAGAGATTATTTGGAGATTGATGTTGTAGTTGGACGAGAACTTAAGGTTTTTTGTGGGTACTTTGTTGGACTcatggaagagagaaagaaagacaaaCTTGTTCTACGAGAGATACTTGGGCAGGAGAACAATGGCGATGTTATCGGCATTATTCGCTTCAACAAGTCCCTTGATGAACATAAGCTGTTCCTTCTGTGTAAG GAGATTTACATGGTGAAAAGGACAGACAAGAGGTGCTGGCAACAACTACCAAGAGATAAATACCATAAGCCACTTATTTTCCATGATGGCAGACTGGCTTTTAGGCCAACCGTGTTGGCTACGGTGGCCATGTTTATGTGGGTTCCATTTGGTTTTCTTCTTGCTATCTTTAGGGCTTTTATTGCCTTGACTCTTCCCTTCAATATATCCATCCCCACATTATCCTTTTCAGGATTGTCCCTTTCTGTAAACCAACCAAATAGATCCCACGCATTGCCCAACGCTAGCTCAAAGCATCTCCTTTATGTCTGTAATCATAGAACGCTACTAGACCCTTTATATCTTTCTTTTAcattgaagaaaaactttactGCAGTAACATACAGTCTAAGCAGAATGTCAGAAATCTTAGCACCGATCAGAACCGTCCGATTAACCAGAAACAGGGACCAAGATGCTAAAATGATGCAAAGTCTACTAAAACAAGGGGACCTAGTCGTCTGCCCTGAAGGGACAACATGCAGAGAACCATATCTCTTAAGATTTAGCCCTCTTTTTTCAGAGATGAGCGATACAATAGTTCCTGTGGCTTGTAACAGTCACATTACAATGTTTTACGGAACAACTGCCGGCGGGCTCAAGTGTCTCGATccccttttctttctcttgaatcCATCACCAAGCTACACTGTGCAGTTGCTGAATTGTGTATCCGGATTGCCCCAGTGCGTTAATGGTGAAAAATCAAGATTCGATGTGGCCAATCATGTGCAAAGTGAGCTCGCCAATGCATTAGGCTTTGAACCCACCAAGCTTACGAGGAGAGATAAGTACCAGATTCTGGCAGGTAACGACGGGATAGCTTGCACAAGTAAAAAACCATAA